The sequence ATAAATAAAGGTTTCAGGGCAACTTAATAATATTTGACTGCGAAATCATATCATATAATAATTATAATCTCTATGATATTTCTCAATATTTCTTGATATTTCTATAATGAAAACCAAATCACAAGTAAAACCCTGAGTAACCATCTGCTCAGGGTTTTCTTGTGATTTAGTTTTGAACGCCATCTAACTTAATGTCATTCATTTAACCGATACTGAGTTTTCCCATACTCCTCAATTTCAAGCTTTTTCTTTTCGTAGCCCTTACGCCCCATTAAAGCGTAGGTTCCGTTTTTGCCTTCTTCAACTCCTGGTTGATCGTATGCGTTTATATTAAGCAACTCTCCCATGTAGGCTGTTTCCCACTCTAAGAGCAGTAAAAGTTGACCAATATTATACTCATCCAAGCTGGAAAGAATAATCTTTTGGTGTTGTCGATTAGCAAGGGTGAGTGCATATTCAGTCGCTTTTTGTTCTGCAAATAACAACTCTTCTAAGGTGCGTCCCCCTAAAAAGTGAATATCCTCGGGCAACCCTGAATCCAATGGAATTATTCGGCTTTCTTTGAATCTTTCAACTGTTACAAAGGTAAGGACTTTGTCATCCGGCCCCTCTACATAGAGCTGTACTTGGGAATGCTGATCAGTCACGCCAAGGGCTTTAACAGGAGTCTGACCTACGAATACCTCTCGCCCTTGAAGATCGTAACGTTTCCCCAGGCTTTCAGCCCATAATTGGGCGTACCAATCTGCCATGGTTTTTAAGCCATCTGCATAGGGCATAAACACAGAAATATTCTTTCCCTTTTGCCAAGATAAGTAGGCTAATCCTGCCCGTAATTGTGCTGGGTTAGCAAGTACCCCTTTAGATTCCCAGATCCAATGATCCATGCTTAGGGCACCATCCATAAGCTGATCAATATCAATGCCGCATACCGCCGCTGCCAGCAAGCCTACCGGAGTTAGTTCAGAAAATCGGCCTCCTATCCCCGCAGGTATAACAAAGCGCTGAAAGCCTTCTACAAGGGCAATAGGCAAAAGATTTCCTTTTTCTTTATCCGTGGTGACAACAATATGCTCTGGATAGCTGTTTCCACACTCTCTACGTAATATATCACGAACAATGAGAAACTGCGCCATGGTTTCTGACGTGTTACCCGATTTGGAAATCACATTAAATAGGGTTTTCTTTGGATCAAGTATCTCCATCAGCTCATTAAAACGAACCGGGTCGATATTGTCTACAACATATAAGCGGGGCCGATGCCCGCGCTTTTCTGGAGGAAGTTCATTGTAGTAGTAGTGGTTTAAGGCTTGATGAACTGCTAAGGGGCCCAGGGCTGACCCCCCGATTCCTAACACGACAAAGTTATCAAACCGGGTAGCAACAGTGTCAGCATACTTAATTATTTCCGGAACCTGTTCCTTTATAGAAATCAAAAGCTTGGTAAAATCTAGCTGGCCAGCCTCCCAGCGTATTTCAAGGGAAGTCTTAGCTTGGTCTAGCTTGGTTTGAAGACCCAGCAACTCTTCATTCCTAAATCCATCGGGGTTTTGTGGACCCTTCATCATCCCAGTATAGTCTATCTGTAATCCTAACTGACCTTGATTACCCATTCACTCACCTCATCTCCGCGTATGGACTTCCTGGCTAAATTGAAAGCTGATTTGCTAAATCATAAAGTTCTCTGTTAAAGGGTGGCATCTCGCCGTAGGCAACATCGAGAGGGATAGAAACCACATTCTGATTGACATATGCAGTCATTTTATTGGTCTCCTTAGACATAATAATTTCAACAGCTTTTCCTCCCATGGCTGCTGCAATCACAGCATCTAAAGCACTTGGGTTGCCGCCACGTTGAAGATGTCCCAAAATAGTAATCCTAGTATCAAAGCCTGAACGAGAGTGTAATTCCTCGCCAATTTTATAGGCGCTTCCTGCCCCCTCAGAAACAATGATAATACTGTGATTTTTCCCACGCTGATGACCCCGTTTCAACTTTTCACATATCTCATCGAAATCAAAGGGTATTTCAGGTACTAAAATTGACTCAGCACCACAAGCTATTCCTGCCTGAAGAGCAATATTTCCACAGTGCCTGCCCATAACTTCAACAACAAACGTCCTTTCATGGGAGGTCGCGGTATCTCTAATTTTACCAACAGCATCGATAACTGTATTAACTGCCGTATCAAAACCTATGGTTAGATCTGTCCCCGGGATGTCATTGTCGATAGTTCCAGGTATACCAACTATTTGAATTCCTTTCGCCAAGGTTTGGGCTCCTCTAAACGAACCATCTCCACCAATGACCACTAAAGCATCAATTTCATGCTTATGTAACTGCTCTAAGGCCTTTTGTTGGCCTTCAGGAGTCATCATTTCTGCCGAGCGAGCTGTTTTCAGGATGGTTCCGCCGCGCAGAACAATATCTGCTACAGAACCTAAGCTCATTTCTGTGAGTTCTCCATGGATTAACCCTTCGTACCCTCGACTAATTCCATACACCCTTAGACCATGAAAAATCCCTTTTCTGACAACGGCCCGAAGGGCAGCATTCATACCAGGAGCATCCCCTCCACTCGTTAGTACCCCTATACGTTTAATATCTCTTGACATTGAATCACCTCTTTCTATTATTTTTCTTTAATGTTGCTTTTTAGTCAAACACGCTACTCTATAGTTTCTTCATGATCAAAACAATTTAGTACTGACTGATAAATTCTAATTAATTCTTTATCTTTAACTAGCTTGTCCTGCATCTTTTGGTACGACAAGATAATGCTATTATGATTACGGTTAAAATAGCTAGCTATAGCCGGGAAAGAAATATGGCAAAGGCTTCGTATTGCATAAATAGCCATTTCTCTAACTTCATTAACATTTTTTTTACGACTTGCACTCTGTAAGTCCTCAACGGAAACTCCCATAGTTTGAGCTACATTTCTAATAATGTTGATTGGATCAGGGGCCTTAAGCATTTTGCGTTCTTTTTCGTACCAGTAAGCTTGAAAACAAGCAAGACTTAATTCATCTTCATGAAGTTCGGCAAATTTTATGTAATCCCCAATCGTCTTAACAGCGTCTGCTAAATTATCGATTCTCTTAGAGATCATGCATAATACGGATTTAGCTACGAAAAGACGTTTTTGATGGACATATTCTTCTAAAAAGGCTTCCAATTCAAATTCTTGAGGACGCTCTATAGGAATAGCGACACCACTTAATAGACGCGAAGCCAGCCGCTCACCTAAAAACCCCAAATCTAGTCGATCAGCTTCACACGTAATTACCAACTTGCCGCCATTATTATTGATATACTCGTAGGTATAATGTAACTCTTCTATTGTTTTGGCTTTTCCAGCCAGACATTGAAGGTCATCAATCAGCAACAGACGAGTTGAACGATACCTCTCACGAAATTGGTTGAGATTTCTTTCCTGAGCTGCGTAGGCATATTGACGTGCAAAGGCTAAAGCATCGGTGATTACCAGCCCATTTTCGGATTGGTTTTTTTTGTAGAGGTATTGGAGCAGAGCAGATTTCCCAACCCCTCGTGGTCCATAAATCAATGTTACATTAGGAGCATTCTCGAATTGAAATTTTTTTGCTAAACGGCAGGCTCGAATGTTAAAATCTCTTACAAACCAGTTCAAGCTAGCCTCTCCTTTATTAATGATTGACATAATATAAAATTAGTAGTTATTGTAATCTTTTAACACAAATACAAAAATACCTTTTCTCAAACAAATGTGGACTTTAAATATTTAATGGATTTATTGCTCCTTATCGGTCTTCTGATCCGCTAAATATCTATAGCATTCACCAGCAATAACTGTTAAGGGTTTACTGCGACGGGTTAAAAGATAAAAGCCACGTTCAATATTAAAGTCTTTAACCTTCGCCCACTTAATCCCTTGTTTTTCGCAGGACTCGAGTGCATGTTTTGAAAGAAATGAATAGCCTATACCCGAACGAACTGCATTTTTAACAGTTTCTGTACTTCCAACTTCTAAGGCAATATTAAAGTCATTGAGATCTAAATCGAGTTTAGCTAGAGCTTCTTCAAATGTTCGACGATGTCCCGATCCTGTCTCACGAATTATCATAGGATCCCCTTTTATGGAATCAAGGTCAATGGATTCACTAGTACTTAGAGGATGTTGGCAAGATACTACAAAACCCAATTCATCTTTCATCCAAAATTCGGAGGTCAATTTTTCGGTATCAAATATTGCCCCAACTACAGCGAAATCTACTTCATGAGCAAGTACTTTTTCTGCCATCTCCAAGCTATCCCCAATAGACAGTTTGAATTTTATCTCTGGATAAAGTTTTCGAAATTCAGATAAATATCCCGGCAGTAAGTATTCGCCTGGAATGTGTGAAGCCCCAATATGTACTTTTCCACTCATCAGTATTTCTGAATCTCCAATTTCCCGCATAAGCTCTGACCATTCAGCAAGCATGTGCAAGGTATGACGATATACCGTCTCTCCTTCGGGGGTAAGAGCAAATCCCTTACCTTTGCGATAAAGCAACTTGACCCCTAGTTTTTCTTCAAAAGCTCTGATTTGGTTAGAAACAGCAGGTTGGCTGATCCCTAATTTTCGCGCTACAACAGTAAAACTCTGTTCTTCGACTACCTGTCCAAACAACCGCATCAAATCTAACATATTGCACCTCTATCCTGAGTGAACTTATTCAACAAACCTTAGTATGGTAGCTTGGCCTGTAAATTATGATCAAATTAGATATAGAAAGAAGAGGGCAAGCCCTCCTCTTATGCTATAGAATCACTCAAAACAATTTACTTTATACTTAAGCTTGTATTGTAACTTTTTTCATCCTTTGATCTTCCAGAGGTTTATCCGATCTATCTCTCGGGGCGTTGACAATACGATCGACTTCCTCCATACCTTCAATCACTTTTCCAAAAGAAGCATATTGTCCATCTAGATGACTTGAAGCCTTAACAACAATAAAGAACTGAGAACTTGCAGAATTTGGAGCTGAAGTACGAGCCATAGATATTACGCCACGATCATGTCTCAAGTCGTTTTTAAAGCCATTACCGGTAAACTCTCCACGAATAGTCTTTTTACTTCCACCCATTCCCGTGCCATTAGGGTCTCCCCCTTGAATCATAAAGCCTGGTATACATCGATGGAAAATTAGTCCATCGTAAAAGCCTTCAGAAACAAGCGATATAAAGTTTTCAACAGTTTCAGGCGCTATTGATGGATAAAGTTCAATCTTAATCGTGTTGTCGTTTTCCATTTCGATGATTACTATTGGGTTTTCCTTTGCTTGATCTTGAGTTTCGTTTGTCACCCCAGTGACCTCCTTTATGTTTTGGATATTTTCCATTGTATATTATACCACCGGATTTAGAGTTTCCCTAATGTATGGAAAATATTTTAGTTGGTACGACTTGTCCTCCCTCGTTTTTGACTATAGAGATAGATCAAGAATACAATGATTGCTAATACAATTCCGCTCCTTGCCAAGTAATGGTGTAAGATATGAGTGATCTTCTGCCAATGCACGCCAAGAATTCTTCCTAACGAGATAAAGGTTAAAGACCAGATAAAAGCCCCTGTGGCAGCCAAGACAACATACCTTCCAAAATTCAGCTTACTCATCCCTGAGAAGTAAGCTGTAAAGTGACGAAATCCAGGAAAGAAGTAGCCAATTACGATAAGCCTATCACCATAACACTGAAACCATCCTTCAGCTCTAGCAATCTTCTTTTCATTGATATGAAGATAGGGAGCGACTTTATGTAAGAAGGGAATGCCTAATCTCCTTCCTATCCAATAACTTAAAATCATACCAAGAAAACTTCCAAAGGTAGCAACCATAAGTGTTTTTCCAAAGTCCATTCTTCCTAGAGAGGTCTGAAAACCACTAAAAGTCATCAGGAATTCGTCTGGGACAGGAACCCCAACCAGACCACAAGTAAGTAAAGCAAATAAACCGATATACCGAAAGTGATAGATTATGTCAATTAAATTCTGTTCTAACCCTTGCATGCCCTACCTGCTTTCCCCACTATATTACCCTAGGTAAATTTTAGGGCATAGTTTATTCTATACTGTCACGATTGATTTAGCTTAAGACATTTATCACAAATTGGCTAATTAAATAATACTTATGTCCGTGGGTATTTTACCATATACCTTAACTCTTAGCCATCTAATCTTATCATGAACAACATATGCTTTCTTCAGACAATTTTTTCCTCGAATCAAAGAGTATGCATATAAAGTAAATTCTACCTTGTGTGATTAAAATCCTTTATTTATCAATAAAAACAGACGCTATTTCTAGCATCTGTTTTCATTTGATTGAATTTCTCGTATTTATAGCTAATTACCGCCATTTTCTTCGTTTTTTGTTGCTAAACGACGGCTTACCATCCCATTCGATGATTCATAGATGAATTTCTTGTTATCGACTACTGTTTCAAGGGCGACTGATTTTCCCCAGAGAAATTGAACTAATGCTAAAGTTTTCTCGAGATAAATAATATCCAAATCTACCCCTTCATGACAGTGTTTTAGCAATAGCCCCCCTTTACCTTCAAAATCTCGTTCAATAACAACAATCCGTGGATGCCCTCCGTTAACTAATTGCTTGACTAGATTATCCCGAACCTTCTCCCATTCGTTTTCCGTAACCTGCCAATGAGCACCGACTTTACGATAATTGAATAGATTCAGATCCTCGACTAATTCTTTGCTAAGGTGATTTCGAATGAAAGAAAGGTCGTTTTCAATCTCGCGTAGTTCAAAAAGTTCAGAGGCAGATTTCTTTTCGGCTAAATGTTCCCAAATCTTCACTCCCAAGTAGTAAGGATTTAAGCCCAAGCGCGAAGGCTGGACAACCTGACTATGCATTAACGCAAATTCTAGTGATTCAGCGTCTGTAAGACTGAGTTCTCGCATGATTCTTGCGTGCCAGAAGGTTGCCCAACCTTCATTCATTATTTTAGTCTCAATTTGCGGATAAAAATAGAGTGATTCTTCTCGAACAATACTAACAATATCCTTTTGCCATTCTTCAAGACCTGGGGCAAATTTAATCAAGTATAACAGTAAGTCTTCATATTCCAGTAGTGGGTCAACATCAGCATCATCTCTTGACATGTCTTCCCACAAATCTTCATAAGGTGACGCGACACCCTTCTTATTCGTCTTCTTAACAGAATCTCCTTTCCCTAGGACTTTAACAACCCCTCCGCCACAGTTGCCTTTACACCCTTTACTTTGACAATTCAAGTTCTGCGCCGTGCTCATTCTGTCAATCTTCCCTAGATTATCGGATTCTTGTAGAGCGCCGATGTGGGCTCGATAATCTACGTGTTCTTGAATCGCCAAGACTGCATCCATGATTTTCTCTACTTTTTCTCTGCCATACTTTATTTCATAGTCGTGGATTCTCTCGGCATGCGCGCTCATCCGTTCAACCATATCCTTAGGGGTTCTTGAAAAATAATGATTATGCTTAAAGAAATCAACATGAGCATAAACGTGCCCAATCACAAGTTTATTCTGTACGAATCGATTTCCCTCTAACAAAAAGGCATAGGCTGGATTGGTATTAACGACTAATTCATAGATTCGGCTCAGGTTTAAATCATACTGCATTTTCATTTTATAAAAGGCTTTGCCAAAACTCCAATGAGTAAAACGAACCGGCATCCCATATGCTCCAAATGTATACAATGCTTCCGCTGGAACAATTTCAAAATTTACCGGGTAGAAATCAAGCCCCATACCTCGGGCCACTTGTGCAATCTCTTGCGCTGCCATATTCAAGGCTACCATCTCACTGTCCATGACTCCCCCCCTCGTATACCGTCATTTAGACTAAACCAACTTTACCTGAGCGTAGCTTACTTAAGAGAAAACTGTTTTAAGTGCATCATATACTTCGTTACGATCCCTAATCGTTACTAAACGCAGCTTCGGGTCTGATATACGCTTTAGGGTGGACATAAGTGTACTTGAATAATGGGTTCTTAAGATCTCTCCATATCCGACAACCTGACTTACTTCAACCAAGTTCTTCATCAGAGTCAATGCTCTAGAATTATCTGAACCAATGTTATCCCCATCCGTAAAATGAACCGGATAAATATTGTAATGAGCTGGGGGATAATCCTTTTCAATTAAATCCAGTGCAAACTTATAGACGGATGAGCAACGAGTACCACCGCTTTCACCCCGAGTAAAAAACTCTTCCTCAGTAACTTCTTTTGCTTCAGTATGATGTGCCAGAAAACGCATTTCGACGTTTTCATATTTTAAGCGTAAAAAACGCACCATCCAAAAAAAGAAGGTTCTGGAAATGTACTTTTCAAACTGGCCCATTGATCCTGATGTATCCATCATTGCTAAGATAACTGCATTAGTCTCAAAATTCGGTCGAGTCTCCCAAGTCTTAAACCGCAGATCTTCTGGAGTAATCTTTAAGCGTTTGTCTTTTTCTATCTTTTTCGAAAAAGCCTGCCGTTTAATACTTTCAAGTAACGTCCGTTTTTTGTCAACATTTGCCATTAATCCTTTCTTACGTACGTCATTAAATTCCGGACGATCATGAGCAATCAGCGGCCGTTTCTTATCATCAAGATTAGGCAGTCTTAATTCTTCAAATAATATATTTGCCAAATCTTCATAGGTAACCTCTGCTTCATAAATATCCTGTCCTGGTTCTTCACCTGCCCCACTGCCCTTACCCTTTCCTTTGCCGGCAACTTGTTCCCGTCCTAAGATATCTCCTGGAGCCATCTTTTTACTGCCTTGTCCGGTGTGGTTTTGCTTATTAAAGTCATACCTAAAGCGAAATTCCTCTAATGAGCGCATGGGAATCTTTGTGTTCTTTTTTCCATCAGATAGAATTATGCTTTCATCGACGATTAAATCTCCCATTTGTTGTTTAATGACTTCTTCAACTTTCTCCTTATGCCTTGATTGATCCAGATATCCTTTGCGATGCAAACTCCAGTCATCTCGGCTTACAATAATGTCATCCGCCATACAAATCCCTATCCTCTCTACCGGTTAAGGAGGGCTCCAACATATTTGACAATCTCATTGGCACAGATAGAACAGTATCCATGTTCTTTAACGAGTCTATCCATAACATTGTTAATTCTCCTCAGCTGTTCCTGATCAGGATGAGATACTGAAGTGGTAATTTTCACTATGTCTTTAAGATCGGCAAATAATTTCTTTTCAATAGCTTCTTTCAGACGCTCATGAGATTCGTACCCAAAGGTTCTGCCTTTTCTGGCATACATTGAAATGCGAATTAGTATTTCTTCTCTAAAGGTTTTCTTAGCATTTTCTGATACGCCAATTTGTTCTTCAATACTGCGCATAAGTTGTTCATCAGGTGCCATTTCTTCCCCGGTAATGGTATCGTATATTTTTGTAGAATTGCAGAAGGCTTCAACATTATCCAGATAATTATTTAAAAGTGACTTAGCAGATTCTTCATATGCATATACAAAAGCCTTCTGAACTTCCTTTTTAGCCATTTCATCATATTCACGCCGTGCTACAGCGATTAGATTCAAAAGATTTTCCTTATCTTCTTTCATTATCGAAGTATGCTGAGATAACCCATCTTTTAATGCTCTTAAAATATCTAAGGCATTAATACACTTATGCTCATCCCGAATTAAAGCAGTGGATATTCGGTTAATAACATAACGCGGATCTACACCGCTCATGCCCTCGGCCAGTTCTTCCCCTTCCATAGTCAGTTCTTTAATATCTTTTTGGTTAAATCCTTCAACATTCTCACCATCATAAATACGCAACTTCTTTACCAAGTCCATACCCTGCTTCTTTGAAGGTTTTAACCTTGAAAGAACACTAAAGACAGACGTGGCCCATAGACTGTGTGGTGCCAGATGTACATTTCTGATATCACTTTGGCTAATTAGTTTCTCATAAATTTTTACTTCATCACTCACCCGAAGATTGTAGGGAATTGGCATAACAATGATCCGTGATTGTAGAGCTTCATTTTTCTTGTTTCCAATAAACGCACGATATTCATTCTCGTTCGTATGCGCGATTACCAACTCGTCCGCGGAAATCAACGCAAAACGACCTGCTTTAAAATTTCCTTCTTGGGAAAGACTTAAAAGATTCCAAAGAAACTTCTCGTCTGACTTCAGCATTTCCTGGAACTCCATAAGCCCTCTGTTGGCCTTATTAAGCTCACCATCGAATCGATAGGCACGAGGATCTGATTCCGAACCATACTCTGTGATTGATGAAAAGTCAATACTTCCAGTCAAGTCTGCAATATCTTGAGATTTAGGATCGGATGGAGTAAAGGTTCCTACGCCTACCCGTTGTTCCTCTGAAAACAAAATCCTCTTTATTGGAAAACCTTCGACCTCCCCAGCAAACTCTTCATCCAGACGCAGGCGGCAAACGGGGCACAGATTTCCTTCGATACGAATCCCGTAGGTATCTTCAAATTGTTGACGTAAAGATACTGGCAACAAATGCAGGGGATCTTCATGCATGGGACACCCATCGATGGCATAGACCGCTCCTTCCTCTGTTCTCGTGTATTCTTCAAGTCCTCTTTTTAATAGACTGACAATAGTAGATTTTCCTCCGCTTACAGGCCCCATTAACAGTAAAATCCTTTTACGAACATCTAAGCGCTTCGCTGCACTATGAAAATACTCCTCAATCAGCTTCTCTAACGTCTTATCCAGCCCAAAAAGCTCTTTGTCAAAGAATTTATACGTTTTCTGATCCCCAATCGTTTCAACCCCGGCCGCTTTGATCATTTCATAGATTCGAGCATGGGCATGCAGGGCCAATTTTGGGTTTTTTGTGACCATTTGCAAGTAATCAGCAAATGTACCACTCCAAGCCAGTGCAGCCTCTACTTCGCGATATTCACGCAACCATTTTATGACTTCCATAGTAGCCCTCCCTTCACTAACAATCAACAAGACTTGTCGGGATAATACTTATATATATGCTTTGTCGAAGAATATAAGTCATTGAACCCTTGTGTATACTTAATTTAAAAAAACATCTCCGTAGAGATGTTTTTTTTTTAGTATTCAATTCCTTGGCGAGATCTAATTCCCTTTTCATACGGATGCTTTAAGGGCACCATTTCAGTTACCAAGTCCGCTTTTTCTATCATTAACTGCGAAGCATTTCTTCCAGTCAAGATCAGTTCCATATTAGATGGTTTCTTATCAATTAGTTCAGCGACTTCTTTTTCTGGTATAAGCTCAAACCATATTGCATTAAGTATTTCATCTAGAATGACAATATCCCAATCCCCAGAGTTCACTATTTCTTGTGCTCTTTGGAAAGCCTTCTTAGCCTCAAGGATATTTTCTTCAAGATTTTCTCCTTTATGCACCCACCCAGCTCCTCCATAATGCTCGAGCTGACATTCAGGACTTAGCCTTTTAATTCCCTCTAACTCCCCGTAACTGTTGTTCCCCTTCATAAACTGCAAAATGAAAACTTGAAAACCATGTCCGACAGCCCGCACCGCTAAGCCAAAAGCTGCTGTAGTCTTTCCTTTCCCATTTCCAGTATAAATTTGGACTAACCCTTGAGATAGATTCGACATTTTTACACCTTCCGTATCCATTTTTCAAGTTGAGGATGGATATAGACAACATTAGGAGAAATAAGAATTTCTGGAAACCGTTCCAACGTTTGACGGTTAAACGATATGGAAAAAAACAACTTAATCGATGATTTCTCATCCGTTGCTCTTAATTCTACTTTGTCAGGATAAAGATAATAGGAATAGTTGCCATCTCTCCACGAAACTTCCAGCTCTCCGATTTTAGTGGATATTATTCCGAATTCCTCGACCTTGACATAGGCAACACTGGCAAATGATTGTTTTAGCCGCTCTGCTTCTATAGCAACCTGTCCTACCTTAAATTGGGACTCTAGGAGTTGCTCAACAACAAGTCGAGCCGGAATCGATATATCTTCAAAGATCCGCCTCTCGCTTCTTATCTCAACAAGGAGCTGTTCAAATTTTTGGACATGAATCGAGCGAACCTGATGAGCCTTCTTTAAGGCCTTTTCAAAGGTGTGATACACATCTTCTAAGCATTCCAGAAGTATCAAATCTTCCTCACGCATGTTGATTATCCCCCCTGTCCTCTTTGCAACTATTTATTACTATTCTAACTGAATTTCATTGAATAATAAAGCTAGTTTTATAAGAATATGGAAACAGGCTTGTTTTTTACTTCTTACTGCGCAGACGTTTTGATACTTGCTGAACTCTATACTCTATCCAATCTGTTTCAATCTCTGTATCACGCCCCCTTTTCAAAGCTTTCCAATAGCATTCCAAAGCAGCACGGAAGTTATAACGTTTTTCATAAAACTCAGCCAAATATATCAAGGCAGCCAAA comes from Desulfosporosinus meridiei DSM 13257 and encodes:
- a CDS encoding glucose-6-phosphate isomerase, producing the protein MGNQGQLGLQIDYTGMMKGPQNPDGFRNEELLGLQTKLDQAKTSLEIRWEAGQLDFTKLLISIKEQVPEIIKYADTVATRFDNFVVLGIGGSALGPLAVHQALNHYYYNELPPEKRGHRPRLYVVDNIDPVRFNELMEILDPKKTLFNVISKSGNTSETMAQFLIVRDILRRECGNSYPEHIVVTTDKEKGNLLPIALVEGFQRFVIPAGIGGRFSELTPVGLLAAAVCGIDIDQLMDGALSMDHWIWESKGVLANPAQLRAGLAYLSWQKGKNISVFMPYADGLKTMADWYAQLWAESLGKRYDLQGREVFVGQTPVKALGVTDQHSQVQLYVEGPDDKVLTFVTVERFKESRIIPLDSGLPEDIHFLGGRTLEELLFAEQKATEYALTLANRQHQKIILSSLDEYNIGQLLLLLEWETAYMGELLNINAYDQPGVEEGKNGTYALMGRKGYEKKKLEIEEYGKTQYRLNE
- the pfkA gene encoding 6-phosphofructokinase, whose protein sequence is MSRDIKRIGVLTSGGDAPGMNAALRAVVRKGIFHGLRVYGISRGYEGLIHGELTEMSLGSVADIVLRGGTILKTARSAEMMTPEGQQKALEQLHKHEIDALVVIGGDGSFRGAQTLAKGIQIVGIPGTIDNDIPGTDLTIGFDTAVNTVIDAVGKIRDTATSHERTFVVEVMGRHCGNIALQAGIACGAESILVPEIPFDFDEICEKLKRGHQRGKNHSIIIVSEGAGSAYKIGEELHSRSGFDTRITILGHLQRGGNPSALDAVIAAAMGGKAVEIIMSKETNKMTAYVNQNVVSIPLDVAYGEMPPFNRELYDLANQLSI
- a CDS encoding DnaA ATPase domain-containing protein, which codes for MNWFVRDFNIRACRLAKKFQFENAPNVTLIYGPRGVGKSALLQYLYKKNQSENGLVITDALAFARQYAYAAQERNLNQFRERYRSTRLLLIDDLQCLAGKAKTIEELHYTYEYINNNGGKLVITCEADRLDLGFLGERLASRLLSGVAIPIERPQEFELEAFLEEYVHQKRLFVAKSVLCMISKRIDNLADAVKTIGDYIKFAELHEDELSLACFQAYWYEKERKMLKAPDPINIIRNVAQTMGVSVEDLQSASRKKNVNEVREMAIYAIRSLCHISFPAIASYFNRNHNSIILSYQKMQDKLVKDKELIRIYQSVLNCFDHEETIE
- a CDS encoding selenium metabolism-associated LysR family transcriptional regulator → MLDLMRLFGQVVEEQSFTVVARKLGISQPAVSNQIRAFEEKLGVKLLYRKGKGFALTPEGETVYRHTLHMLAEWSELMREIGDSEILMSGKVHIGASHIPGEYLLPGYLSEFRKLYPEIKFKLSIGDSLEMAEKVLAHEVDFAVVGAIFDTEKLTSEFWMKDELGFVVSCQHPLSTSESIDLDSIKGDPMIIRETGSGHRRTFEEALAKLDLDLNDFNIALEVGSTETVKNAVRSGIGYSFLSKHALESCEKQGIKWAKVKDFNIERGFYLLTRRSKPLTVIAGECYRYLADQKTDKEQ
- a CDS encoding peptidylprolyl isomerase, which gives rise to MTNETQDQAKENPIVIIEMENDNTIKIELYPSIAPETVENFISLVSEGFYDGLIFHRCIPGFMIQGGDPNGTGMGGSKKTIRGEFTGNGFKNDLRHDRGVISMARTSAPNSASSQFFIVVKASSHLDGQYASFGKVIEGMEEVDRIVNAPRDRSDKPLEDQRMKKVTIQA
- a CDS encoding DedA family protein → MQGLEQNLIDIIYHFRYIGLFALLTCGLVGVPVPDEFLMTFSGFQTSLGRMDFGKTLMVATFGSFLGMILSYWIGRRLGIPFLHKVAPYLHINEKKIARAEGWFQCYGDRLIVIGYFFPGFRHFTAYFSGMSKLNFGRYVVLAATGAFIWSLTFISLGRILGVHWQKITHILHHYLARSGIVLAIIVFLIYLYSQKRGRTSRTN
- a CDS encoding SpoVR family protein — translated: MDSEMVALNMAAQEIAQVARGMGLDFYPVNFEIVPAEALYTFGAYGMPVRFTHWSFGKAFYKMKMQYDLNLSRIYELVVNTNPAYAFLLEGNRFVQNKLVIGHVYAHVDFFKHNHYFSRTPKDMVERMSAHAERIHDYEIKYGREKVEKIMDAVLAIQEHVDYRAHIGALQESDNLGKIDRMSTAQNLNCQSKGCKGNCGGGVVKVLGKGDSVKKTNKKGVASPYEDLWEDMSRDDADVDPLLEYEDLLLYLIKFAPGLEEWQKDIVSIVREESLYFYPQIETKIMNEGWATFWHARIMRELSLTDAESLEFALMHSQVVQPSRLGLNPYYLGVKIWEHLAEKKSASELFELREIENDLSFIRNHLSKELVEDLNLFNYRKVGAHWQVTENEWEKVRDNLVKQLVNGGHPRIVVIERDFEGKGGLLLKHCHEGVDLDIIYLEKTLALVQFLWGKSVALETVVDNKKFIYESSNGMVSRRLATKNEENGGN
- the yhbH gene encoding sporulation protein YhbH gives rise to the protein MADDIIVSRDDWSLHRKGYLDQSRHKEKVEEVIKQQMGDLIVDESIILSDGKKNTKIPMRSLEEFRFRYDFNKQNHTGQGSKKMAPGDILGREQVAGKGKGKGSGAGEEPGQDIYEAEVTYEDLANILFEELRLPNLDDKKRPLIAHDRPEFNDVRKKGLMANVDKKRTLLESIKRQAFSKKIEKDKRLKITPEDLRFKTWETRPNFETNAVILAMMDTSGSMGQFEKYISRTFFFWMVRFLRLKYENVEMRFLAHHTEAKEVTEEEFFTRGESGGTRCSSVYKFALDLIEKDYPPAHYNIYPVHFTDGDNIGSDNSRALTLMKNLVEVSQVVGYGEILRTHYSSTLMSTLKRISDPKLRLVTIRDRNEVYDALKTVFS